In Microbacterium pumilum, the following proteins share a genomic window:
- a CDS encoding sodium:proton antiporter, translated as MTPADVLVSVILAIVVIAVGTAVAPKLKIAGPLLLVIVGIVVGLLPVVPPFEVEPELILVGVLPPLLFSAAVALPAVEFRRDFGPIAGLSVILVILSSLVLGVFFVAVIPDINPYSAVALGAILSPTDAVATSIVKRLGISRRVVTLLEGESLLNDATALVLLRTMVAAAAVALGSSAGERDDVGFLPAFLWGVVVAVVIGAIVGYLNLRLRALMSHSAANTAVGFIVPFVAYLPTERLGGSGLVAAVVAGIVTGQGAARWFSPEQRLSDSLNWRTVELVLEGGVFLLMGLELKEIVGQNIEAHDGLGTGILIAIGALAIILIVRSIYVALLVWLQSRRARTKQRKRLEAMGKQLDDMASGKSPPPSRGPGRGGREASVESPRWERRLAAGRARVTRALSDLDYYQASPLGWKHGAVIVWAGMRGVVTLAAAQTLPRNTTERALLVFIAFAVAVGSLLLQGYTLRWVVRLLRLENSSTDLMDQAEQTSLNEELRDAAATALTDSKLVRRDGSPFSSEFLDRVGNRFLSPPDDEQTAIAHEVLELRLAVIEVMRTRLNEVSSGGQFSTAALRHALAELDADQLSLQLRLDDES; from the coding sequence ATGACGCCCGCGGACGTCCTCGTCTCCGTCATCCTCGCGATCGTCGTCATCGCCGTCGGAACCGCTGTCGCACCGAAGCTCAAGATCGCCGGACCACTCCTTCTCGTCATCGTCGGCATCGTCGTTGGACTGCTGCCCGTGGTGCCGCCCTTCGAGGTCGAGCCCGAGCTCATCCTGGTCGGAGTGCTGCCGCCGCTGCTCTTCTCTGCGGCTGTCGCCCTTCCCGCAGTGGAGTTCCGGCGCGACTTCGGTCCGATCGCCGGGCTGTCGGTGATTCTCGTCATCCTCAGTTCGCTCGTGCTCGGCGTCTTCTTCGTCGCCGTGATCCCCGATATCAATCCCTACAGCGCGGTAGCACTGGGCGCCATCCTGAGCCCGACCGACGCGGTCGCGACCTCCATCGTGAAGCGCCTCGGCATCTCCCGTCGGGTGGTGACGCTGCTGGAGGGCGAGAGCCTGCTCAACGACGCCACGGCGCTGGTGCTGCTGCGGACCATGGTCGCCGCCGCCGCGGTCGCACTCGGCTCGAGCGCAGGCGAGCGCGACGATGTCGGGTTCCTGCCGGCGTTCCTCTGGGGCGTGGTGGTGGCTGTCGTGATCGGCGCGATCGTCGGCTACCTGAACCTGCGGCTGCGCGCCCTGATGAGCCACTCCGCCGCGAACACGGCCGTCGGCTTCATCGTTCCGTTCGTGGCCTACCTTCCGACCGAGCGGCTGGGCGGATCGGGGCTCGTCGCCGCGGTGGTCGCAGGCATCGTGACAGGCCAGGGCGCGGCGCGCTGGTTCTCGCCCGAGCAGCGGCTCTCGGACTCCCTGAACTGGCGCACGGTCGAACTCGTGCTCGAGGGTGGCGTGTTCCTGCTCATGGGTCTCGAGCTCAAGGAGATCGTCGGGCAGAACATCGAAGCCCACGACGGCCTGGGCACCGGCATCCTCATCGCGATCGGCGCACTCGCGATCATTCTGATCGTCCGCAGCATCTACGTGGCACTCCTGGTGTGGCTGCAGAGCCGGCGTGCGCGCACGAAACAGCGGAAACGACTCGAGGCGATGGGCAAGCAGCTCGACGACATGGCCTCCGGCAAGAGCCCACCGCCCAGCAGGGGACCAGGCCGAGGAGGGCGGGAAGCCAGCGTCGAGAGTCCCAGATGGGAGCGCCGCCTCGCAGCAGGGCGCGCCCGAGTGACTCGCGCGTTGAGCGATCTCGACTACTACCAGGCGTCCCCGCTGGGCTGGAAGCACGGTGCCGTGATCGTCTGGGCCGGCATGCGCGGCGTCGTGACCCTGGCCGCGGCACAGACGCTGCCGCGGAACACCACCGAGCGCGCACTGCTCGTTTTCATCGCCTTCGCCGTCGCGGTCGGCAGCCTGCTGCTGCAGGGGTACACCCTCCGCTGGGTGGTGCGCCTGCTCCGACTCGAGAACTCGTCGACGGACCTGATGGACCAGGCCGAGCAGACGAGCCTGAACGAAGAGCTTCGGGATGCCGCGGCAACCGCCCTCACCGACTCCAAACTCGTCCGACGCGACGGCAGTCCGTTCTCGTCGGAATTCCTCGACCGCGTCGGCAACCGGTTCCTCTCGCCGCCCGACGACGAGCAGACGGCCATCGCCCACGAGGTGCTCGAACTGCGTCTCGCCGTCATCGAGGTGATGCGCACGCGCCTGAACGAGGTCTCGTCAGGCGGACAGTTCAGCACGGCAGCCCTGCGCCACGCCCTCGCCGAGCTGGACGCCGACCAGCTCAGCCTGCAGCTGCGGCTGGACGACGAATCGTGA
- a CDS encoding malate dehydrogenase encodes MEQAPTTVTITGAGGQIGYALLFRIAAGDMLGPDRPVRLRLLEIPQGMRAAEGAALELQDCAFPLLRDVEVSDDAEVAFDGCSIAMLVGARPRGPGMERADLLAANAGIFGPQGAAISTSASDDVRVVVVGNPANTNALIATASALDVPAERFTALTRLDHNRAVGQLAQALEVRPDELRGVTIWGNHSASQFPDVAHATVRGVAVIDALAERRGGHEQATAWLDDIFIPRVARRGAEIIEVRGSSSVASAANAAIDHVRDDQLGTGEGWTSAAVVSRGEYGVPEGLISSFPVTSDGTGYRVLEGLSLDPRARGLVDASVSELAAERDAVRDLGLI; translated from the coding sequence ATGGAGCAGGCGCCGACGACCGTGACCATCACCGGAGCGGGCGGACAGATCGGGTACGCCCTCCTCTTCCGCATCGCCGCGGGCGACATGCTCGGCCCGGACCGACCGGTGCGGCTGCGGCTGCTCGAGATTCCGCAGGGGATGCGCGCCGCCGAGGGCGCCGCGCTCGAACTGCAGGACTGCGCCTTTCCGCTGCTGCGGGATGTCGAGGTCAGTGATGACGCAGAAGTGGCCTTCGACGGCTGCAGCATCGCGATGCTGGTCGGCGCCCGACCGCGAGGCCCGGGTATGGAGCGTGCCGATCTGCTCGCCGCCAACGCGGGCATCTTCGGGCCGCAAGGCGCAGCGATCAGCACATCCGCGTCGGACGACGTGCGAGTCGTGGTGGTGGGCAACCCCGCGAACACGAATGCGCTGATCGCCACGGCATCCGCTCTCGATGTTCCGGCCGAGCGGTTCACCGCGCTCACCCGCCTGGACCACAACCGGGCTGTCGGGCAGCTTGCGCAGGCGCTTGAGGTGCGCCCCGATGAGCTTCGAGGGGTCACGATCTGGGGCAATCACTCGGCATCGCAGTTTCCGGATGTCGCGCATGCGACCGTGCGGGGCGTCGCCGTCATCGACGCCCTGGCCGAACGGCGCGGCGGGCATGAGCAGGCGACGGCGTGGCTGGACGACATCTTCATCCCCCGAGTCGCGCGGCGGGGTGCGGAGATCATCGAAGTGCGCGGCTCGTCGTCGGTGGCATCGGCTGCCAACGCGGCGATCGACCATGTGCGCGATGATCAGCTCGGCACCGGTGAGGGCTGGACATCAGCCGCAGTCGTCTCGCGCGGCGAGTACGGTGTGCCCGAGGGCCTCATCAGCTCGTTCCCCGTGACCTCCGACGGCACGGGATATCGCGTGCTCGAAGGCCTGTCGCTTGATCCGCGGGCCCGCGGCCTGGTCGACGCCTCCGTGTCCGAGCTCGCCGCCGAGCGGGATGCGGTGCGCGACCTCGGGCTGATATGA
- a CDS encoding DEAD/DEAH box helicase translates to MTDVTFSTLGVPQPLITALAADGKTTAFPIQIDTLPDTLAGRDVLGRGKTGSGKTLAFAIPMVARLGTKLAGGNRRGGMPLGLVLAPTRELATQINAVLEPLAKAYGLTTTTIFGGVSQNRQVAALKSGVDIVVACPGRLEDLMGQRHVRLDAIEITVIDEADHMADLGFLPGVTRILSATPAGGQRLLFSATLDNGVDKLVKRFLSNEVMHSVDEANSHVSAMTHHVFTMTDADAKNEVVRTLASGTGRRILFMRTKHHAKKLAQKLTAQGIPSVDLHGNLSQPARDRNLAAFSSGAARVLVATDVAARGVHVDDVELVIHVDPPTEHKAYLHRSGRTARAGAEGAVVTLVLPGQERDVADLLRKAAIAVKPIRVTPQSAEVTALVGEVAAYVTPTPKVESHRGGGQSQGANAQRKRAARGGSTGGQSRVERSGSTGQARGDRSGRPAQSKGTDAARGTAHTGRDSGQAANQPAGTPRQGGSRRASHAGGSKLMVGSVVRQNGGNRRSGR, encoded by the coding sequence ATGACTGATGTCACCTTCAGCACGCTCGGCGTGCCCCAGCCGCTCATCACCGCTCTCGCGGCGGACGGCAAGACCACGGCCTTCCCGATCCAGATCGACACCCTGCCCGACACGCTCGCGGGTCGCGACGTGCTCGGTCGCGGCAAGACGGGCTCGGGCAAGACGCTCGCGTTCGCCATCCCGATGGTCGCCCGGCTCGGCACCAAGCTCGCCGGCGGCAATCGTCGCGGCGGCATGCCCCTCGGCCTCGTGCTCGCCCCCACGCGCGAGCTCGCGACCCAGATCAACGCGGTGCTCGAGCCGCTCGCGAAGGCCTACGGCCTGACCACCACGACCATCTTCGGCGGAGTGAGCCAGAACCGTCAGGTGGCGGCGCTGAAGTCCGGCGTCGACATCGTCGTCGCGTGCCCCGGCCGCCTCGAAGACCTCATGGGCCAGCGCCACGTGCGCCTCGACGCCATCGAGATCACCGTGATCGACGAGGCCGACCACATGGCAGACCTGGGCTTCCTGCCCGGAGTCACCCGAATCCTGAGCGCGACCCCGGCAGGCGGACAGCGCCTGCTGTTCAGCGCCACGCTCGACAACGGCGTGGACAAGCTCGTCAAGCGCTTCCTCAGCAACGAGGTGATGCACTCGGTCGACGAGGCCAACTCGCACGTTTCGGCGATGACGCACCACGTCTTCACGATGACCGACGCCGACGCCAAGAACGAGGTCGTCCGCACCCTCGCGTCCGGCACGGGCCGCCGCATCCTGTTCATGCGCACCAAGCACCACGCCAAGAAGCTCGCGCAGAAGCTCACCGCCCAGGGAATCCCCTCGGTCGACCTGCACGGCAACCTCTCACAGCCCGCACGTGACCGCAACCTCGCGGCGTTCTCCTCGGGTGCCGCACGCGTGCTCGTCGCGACGGATGTCGCCGCCCGCGGCGTGCACGTCGACGACGTCGAGCTCGTCATCCACGTCGACCCGCCCACCGAGCACAAGGCGTACCTGCACCGCTCCGGTCGCACGGCTCGCGCGGGTGCCGAGGGCGCTGTCGTGACCCTCGTGCTTCCCGGGCAGGAGCGCGACGTCGCAGATCTGCTCCGCAAGGCGGCCATCGCCGTGAAGCCCATCCGCGTGACTCCCCAGTCGGCCGAGGTCACCGCGCTCGTCGGCGAGGTCGCGGCCTACGTCACGCCCACTCCGAAGGTCGAGTCGCACCGCGGAGGCGGCCAGAGCCAGGGCGCCAACGCCCAGCGCAAGCGCGCCGCGCGCGGCGGTTCGACCGGTGGTCAGTCCCGTGTCGAGCGGTCGGGTTCGACCGGTCAGGCTCGCGGGGACCGTTCGGGTCGTCCCGCACAGTCGAAGGGGACGGATGCCGCCCGCGGCACCGCCCACACCGGCCGTGACTCGGGACAGGCTGCGAACCAGCCGGCCGGCACGCCGCGCCAGGGCGGCTCGCGCCGCGCCTCGCACGCCGGTGGCTCGAAGCTCATGGTCGGCTCGGTCGTCCGCCAGAACGGCGGCAACCGCCGCAGCGGGCGCTGA
- a CDS encoding GMC family oxidoreductase, with protein MSRRVAPLAADYIVVGAGSAGAVVAARLSEDPHVSVLLLEAGPPDSAPQLHIPAAFTSLFRGAYDWNYDTVPQSHLENRTIFWPRGKTLGGSSSLNAMMWVRGFAADYDEWAETAGESWSWKSLEHYFRRVERTEDAAHETQGTDGPQSVERQRDPRAHTAAFLDAAREAGHPVTAANLPEGQGFSQTMVSQRRGARASTADAYLRPAKDRRNLRVVTGAFVRRVTFAASSGTSGEEPRAMGVYVEIDGITVHAAARHEVILSGGAVNTPQVLMLSGIGPADHLAEHGIALVVDAPGVGSNLQDHLIAGLAPQALGGTLFTGASAPQLARYLTTRRGMLSSPVAEAYGFVRTAAAEGAGVPAGLPDVEILFATAPYVGQGLVRPPDEGLTIAAILLRPRSRGTIRLASADPFEKAVIDPGYLTDPEGIDEATILAGIAECERLLDTEALRAVTTGRWVLPEDGERMTPAERAELSLRRYSHTIYHPVGTARMGADAASVVDPDLRVRGVSGLRVADASVMPTVVRGHTNAAAIVIGEVAADRIKASR; from the coding sequence GTGAGCCGGCGCGTGGCTCCGCTCGCGGCCGACTACATCGTCGTGGGCGCAGGCTCAGCCGGCGCGGTGGTGGCGGCACGCCTGAGTGAGGACCCCCACGTGTCGGTGCTGCTGCTCGAGGCGGGCCCGCCCGACTCCGCGCCTCAGCTGCACATTCCGGCGGCATTCACGAGCCTGTTCCGCGGTGCGTACGACTGGAACTACGACACCGTTCCGCAGTCGCACCTCGAGAACCGCACGATCTTCTGGCCGCGCGGCAAGACGCTCGGCGGCTCGTCGTCCCTCAACGCGATGATGTGGGTGCGCGGCTTCGCGGCCGACTACGACGAGTGGGCCGAGACAGCGGGCGAGTCCTGGTCGTGGAAGTCGCTCGAGCACTATTTCCGCCGTGTCGAGCGCACCGAAGACGCCGCGCACGAGACGCAGGGCACCGACGGCCCGCAGTCGGTGGAGCGCCAGCGCGACCCGCGGGCGCACACCGCGGCGTTCCTCGACGCCGCACGCGAAGCCGGGCATCCGGTCACCGCGGCGAACCTCCCGGAAGGACAGGGCTTCTCGCAGACCATGGTGTCGCAGCGGCGCGGCGCCCGTGCGTCGACCGCGGACGCATACCTCCGACCCGCGAAGGACCGGCGCAACCTGCGTGTGGTCACCGGGGCGTTCGTGCGGCGCGTGACTTTCGCCGCGTCATCCGGCACGTCCGGAGAGGAGCCGCGCGCGATGGGTGTGTACGTCGAGATCGACGGCATCACCGTGCACGCCGCCGCCCGGCACGAGGTGATCCTCTCCGGCGGCGCCGTCAACACTCCTCAAGTGCTCATGCTGAGCGGCATCGGACCGGCCGATCATCTCGCCGAGCACGGCATTGCGCTCGTGGTCGACGCACCCGGGGTCGGCTCGAACCTGCAGGACCACCTCATCGCGGGCCTCGCTCCGCAGGCCCTCGGCGGCACCCTGTTCACGGGCGCGAGTGCACCCCAACTCGCGCGCTACCTCACGACCAGGCGAGGGATGCTGTCCTCCCCTGTCGCCGAGGCGTATGGATTCGTCCGCACCGCGGCCGCCGAGGGCGCGGGCGTGCCCGCCGGTCTGCCCGACGTCGAGATCCTCTTCGCCACAGCCCCCTACGTCGGCCAGGGCCTCGTGCGGCCGCCGGACGAGGGTCTCACCATCGCCGCCATCCTGCTGCGACCGCGGAGTCGCGGCACGATTCGGCTCGCTTCCGCCGACCCGTTCGAAAAGGCGGTCATCGACCCGGGGTACCTCACCGATCCCGAGGGCATCGATGAAGCCACGATCCTCGCGGGTATCGCCGAGTGCGAGCGGCTCCTCGACACCGAAGCCCTGCGCGCCGTGACGACTGGACGCTGGGTACTGCCGGAAGACGGCGAGCGGATGACGCCTGCCGAACGCGCTGAGCTCTCACTGCGTCGCTACTCGCACACGATCTACCACCCGGTCGGCACCGCGCGGATGGGTGCGGATGCCGCATCCGTCGTCGATCCCGACCTCCGGGTGCGAGGAGTCTCCGGGCTGCGGGTTGCGGATGCGTCAGTCATGCCCACGGTCGTCCGCGGTCACACGAATGCCGCCGCGATCGTGATCGGCGAGGTCGCCGCCGACCGGATCAAGGCGTCGCGCTGA
- the ypfJ gene encoding KPN_02809 family neutral zinc metallopeptidase, producing the protein MTFNDNARVGGNTARRRGGGAALAGGGVVGLGAIAVLLFQLFTGTDISGFIGPGSGGSTDQSEIANCELGSDANARDDCRLAAASLAIDQYWGEQIQGYRAPQLIIVDGSTSTQCGTASNQTGPFYCPPEETVYVDPTFFALLREQFDASAGPLAQLYVLAHEYGHHVQQITGITQEHPSNGTGADSNSVRTELQADCFAGAWVGNMTEQEDENGVPFLEAPTSQQIADAINAAQAVGDDHIQQESGGSVNPETWTHGSSEQRQRWFQTGYRGGFTACDTFGVPGGSL; encoded by the coding sequence ATGACCTTCAACGACAACGCCAGGGTCGGAGGAAACACAGCGCGGCGTCGCGGAGGCGGGGCCGCGCTTGCCGGCGGCGGCGTGGTGGGCCTCGGTGCCATTGCCGTCCTGCTGTTCCAGCTGTTCACCGGCACCGACATCTCCGGATTCATCGGGCCCGGCTCGGGCGGCAGCACCGACCAGTCCGAGATCGCCAACTGCGAACTCGGTTCCGACGCGAACGCCCGCGACGACTGCCGGCTGGCGGCGGCATCCCTCGCCATCGACCAGTACTGGGGCGAGCAGATCCAGGGCTACCGCGCGCCCCAGCTCATCATCGTCGACGGGTCCACCTCGACGCAGTGCGGTACCGCGTCCAACCAGACCGGGCCGTTCTACTGCCCACCGGAAGAGACGGTGTACGTCGACCCGACGTTCTTCGCACTGCTGCGGGAGCAGTTCGATGCGAGCGCCGGTCCCCTCGCGCAGCTGTACGTCCTCGCACACGAGTACGGGCACCACGTGCAGCAGATCACCGGCATCACGCAGGAGCACCCGAGCAACGGCACCGGAGCGGACAGCAACAGCGTCCGCACAGAGTTGCAGGCCGACTGCTTCGCGGGCGCATGGGTCGGCAACATGACCGAGCAGGAGGATGAGAACGGGGTGCCGTTCCTCGAAGCTCCGACTTCGCAGCAGATCGCCGATGCGATCAACGCCGCGCAGGCGGTCGGAGATGACCACATCCAGCAGGAGTCCGGCGGATCGGTGAACCCCGAGACCTGGACCCACGGGTCGAGCGAGCAGCGTCAGAGATGGTTCCAGACCGGCTACCGTGGGGGTTTCACGGCATGCGACACATTCGGGGTTCCGGGGGGAAGCCTGTGA
- a CDS encoding aldehyde dehydrogenase family protein, whose translation MSEAPTAVSAQPRTPDTALSQTERDAIDVAIGDLGLGAKTWVHLTLEQRARLMERLHASVTAVAAEWADAAATAKGLEPGHPLRGEDWLGGPYGVLTALTAYRSTLLKLARGQSPLTDVKTDAAPGGRVRAHVFPLGATDGILLSGFTGEVWFEPGVTAEEARRTAGLGQLAPTTSGGVGLVLGAGNVTSIPVLDVLYELLSGNCVSLLKLNPTQDPLLAVFERALAPLIEPGFVRIVRGGGEMGAYLTGHPAIEHVHITGAAPTFETIVWGPSTGAGEAATLQRKRENRPKLEKPITAELGGVSPIIVVPGVWTEADLRFQAEHIATMRLQNAGHNCIAGQVVLMSSDWPQRDAFLDALRTAYQAAPRRSAWYPRSTEKLAGAASDYPDATWFAEGTRALVVIGADEDATAIETTEYFTPVLGVVSLPGNGQEFLDTAVAHANEKLTGTLGANVLIDPQTQAALGDGFDNAIAALRYGSIAINAWSAFVYLTPTLTWGGFPGATLDEVESGIGVVHNALLLDHVERSVTHGPFRPFPRSVSSAFGAGRFSVLPKPPWFVSSRTGARVSEGFTRFQMNQDWVKLVATLTQAFRA comes from the coding sequence GTGTCAGAGGCCCCCACGGCTGTATCGGCCCAGCCCCGCACCCCCGACACCGCACTCAGCCAGACAGAGCGCGACGCGATCGACGTGGCGATCGGCGATCTGGGCCTGGGCGCGAAGACCTGGGTCCACCTCACTCTCGAACAGCGCGCGCGGCTCATGGAGCGGCTGCATGCCTCCGTCACCGCCGTCGCCGCCGAGTGGGCGGATGCCGCAGCCACAGCCAAGGGCCTCGAGCCCGGGCATCCGCTTCGTGGCGAGGACTGGCTGGGCGGACCCTACGGCGTGCTCACGGCGCTGACGGCGTATCGCTCGACCCTGCTGAAGCTGGCCAGAGGCCAGAGCCCCCTGACGGACGTGAAGACGGATGCCGCGCCCGGCGGTCGTGTACGAGCCCACGTCTTCCCGCTCGGCGCCACCGATGGCATCTTGCTGTCGGGCTTCACCGGCGAAGTCTGGTTCGAGCCCGGAGTGACGGCGGAAGAGGCGCGCCGCACTGCCGGTCTCGGTCAGCTCGCGCCGACGACATCCGGTGGCGTCGGTCTGGTGCTCGGCGCCGGCAACGTCACCTCGATCCCCGTGCTCGATGTGCTCTACGAACTGCTGTCGGGCAACTGCGTCAGCCTGCTCAAGCTCAACCCCACGCAGGACCCGCTGCTGGCGGTCTTCGAGCGCGCGCTCGCGCCGCTCATCGAGCCCGGCTTCGTCCGGATCGTCCGAGGGGGCGGCGAAATGGGCGCCTATCTCACGGGTCACCCCGCGATCGAGCATGTCCACATCACCGGCGCCGCACCCACGTTCGAGACGATCGTGTGGGGACCGTCGACAGGTGCAGGGGAGGCGGCGACCCTCCAGCGCAAGCGCGAGAATCGTCCGAAGCTCGAGAAGCCGATCACCGCCGAACTCGGCGGTGTCTCGCCGATCATCGTCGTGCCGGGCGTCTGGACCGAAGCGGATCTGCGATTCCAGGCCGAGCACATCGCGACGATGCGGCTGCAGAACGCCGGCCACAACTGCATCGCCGGCCAGGTCGTGCTGATGAGCTCCGACTGGCCGCAGCGCGATGCCTTCCTCGACGCCCTCCGAACGGCGTACCAAGCGGCCCCGCGTCGGTCTGCCTGGTACCCGCGCAGCACCGAGAAGCTGGCCGGCGCGGCATCCGACTATCCCGACGCGACATGGTTCGCAGAGGGCACCCGCGCTCTCGTCGTGATCGGGGCGGATGAGGACGCCACCGCAATCGAGACCACCGAGTACTTCACCCCCGTGCTGGGAGTCGTCTCGCTGCCGGGCAACGGCCAGGAGTTCCTCGATACGGCGGTCGCCCATGCCAACGAGAAGCTGACCGGCACGCTCGGCGCCAACGTGCTGATCGATCCCCAGACGCAGGCCGCGCTCGGCGACGGGTTCGACAACGCCATCGCCGCACTGCGCTACGGCTCCATCGCGATCAACGCCTGGTCGGCGTTCGTCTACTTGACTCCGACCCTGACCTGGGGCGGGTTCCCCGGCGCGACGCTCGACGAGGTCGAGAGCGGAATCGGCGTCGTGCACAACGCGCTGCTGCTCGACCACGTCGAGCGATCGGTGACGCACGGGCCCTTCCGCCCGTTCCCCCGCTCGGTGTCATCGGCGTTCGGCGCCGGCCGATTCTCGGTGCTGCCGAAGCCGCCGTGGTTCGTCAGCTCGCGCACCGGCGCGAGGGTGAGCGAGGGCTTCACCCGGTTCCAGATGAACCAGGACTGGGTGAAGCTGGTCGCCACGCTCACTCAGGCGTTCCGCGCGTGA